From the genome of Thermoflexus hugenholtzii, one region includes:
- a CDS encoding ATP-binding protein — MAWPREGMERSPNRPSEKEARRLGRVIGGSLSEGLVVKLDPRIAIEGLAVGRYVVIHGYRRRFFGMITDIRLDSANPDLARMPPDPDDPLIRDMVSGIGVFGQIHVQPMLLLEEGDPLPRPVKTVPAHFAPVYEATEEEVHAIFRPRRKEGEDRYFVIGEPLDMPGVRIPLNLDRLVERSSGVFGKSGTGKTFLARLLLAGVIYHNASVALIFDMHNEYGWSAPGEGGQVPGLKQLPGCFSRVVIATLDEESSRRRNSRYDLVIRIGYDQIEPEDVELLRGVIGLSEVQIGALYMLRRRLGRDWLRILLEEEEAPPVEDEEGGGSPLAELVERDLITSSTLGALQRKLGLFHRFRFLIPRAPEDAAQAVLSRLLQGQSVVLEFGRYGNDMAAYVLVANYLTRRIHAEYVRRKEMALGDPGQEPPHLVIVVEEAHKFLQPGIAEHTVFGTIARELRKYNVTLLIVDQRPSQIDGEVLSQIGTRVLCLLDHEEDVRAALSGISGASRLREVLARLETKQQALLLGHAVPMPVVVRTRDYDSSFVEDLARREGDRPPDVVEKYFRAMRDED, encoded by the coding sequence ATGGCCTGGCCACGCGAAGGGATGGAGCGTTCCCCGAATCGGCCCTCCGAGAAGGAGGCGCGCCGGCTGGGACGGGTGATCGGGGGCTCTCTCTCCGAGGGGCTGGTGGTGAAACTCGACCCCCGCATCGCCATCGAAGGGCTGGCGGTGGGACGCTACGTGGTGATCCACGGATACCGGCGGCGTTTCTTCGGGATGATCACCGACATCCGGCTGGACAGCGCCAACCCGGATCTCGCCCGCATGCCCCCGGATCCCGATGATCCGCTGATCCGGGATATGGTCTCCGGGATCGGGGTGTTCGGGCAGATCCACGTGCAGCCCATGTTGCTTCTGGAGGAGGGGGATCCCCTCCCCCGGCCGGTGAAGACCGTCCCCGCTCACTTCGCCCCGGTCTATGAGGCCACCGAGGAGGAGGTGCACGCCATCTTTCGACCCCGTCGGAAGGAAGGGGAGGACCGCTATTTCGTGATCGGGGAGCCCCTGGACATGCCGGGGGTGCGCATCCCCCTGAACCTGGATCGTCTCGTCGAGCGCTCCAGCGGCGTCTTCGGGAAGAGCGGCACCGGAAAGACTTTCCTGGCCCGGCTGCTCCTGGCCGGGGTGATCTACCACAACGCCTCGGTGGCCTTGATCTTCGATATGCACAACGAATACGGATGGAGCGCGCCGGGGGAGGGCGGGCAGGTGCCGGGCCTGAAGCAACTGCCCGGATGCTTCTCCCGCGTGGTCATCGCCACCCTCGATGAGGAGTCCTCCCGGCGCCGGAACAGCCGCTACGACCTGGTGATCCGCATCGGCTACGATCAAATCGAGCCGGAGGATGTGGAGCTGTTGCGCGGCGTCATCGGCCTCTCCGAGGTCCAGATCGGCGCCCTGTATATGCTGCGGCGGCGGCTGGGCCGGGACTGGCTGCGCATCCTCCTGGAGGAAGAAGAGGCGCCGCCCGTGGAGGACGAGGAGGGAGGCGGAAGCCCTCTGGCCGAGCTGGTGGAGCGGGACCTGATCACCAGCAGCACCCTGGGGGCTCTCCAGCGCAAGCTGGGCCTCTTCCACCGGTTTCGGTTTCTGATCCCACGGGCTCCGGAGGACGCGGCCCAGGCGGTTCTCTCCCGATTGCTCCAGGGCCAGAGCGTGGTCCTGGAGTTCGGCCGCTACGGCAACGACATGGCGGCCTACGTGCTGGTGGCCAACTACCTCACCCGCCGCATCCACGCCGAATACGTCCGGCGGAAGGAGATGGCCCTGGGCGACCCGGGCCAGGAGCCCCCGCACCTGGTGATCGTCGTCGAAGAGGCCCATAAGTTCCTCCAGCCCGGCATCGCCGAGCACACCGTGTTCGGGACCATCGCCCGGGAGCTGCGCAAATACAACGTGACGCTGCTGATCGTCGACCAGCGGCCCAGCCAGATCGACGGCGAGGTCCTCTCCCAGATCGGCACGCGGGTGCTGTGTCTGCTGGACCACGAGGAGGATGTGCGGGCGGCCCTCTCCGGGATCTCGGGGGCCTCCCGGCTGCGGGAGGTGCTGGCCCGCCTGGAGACCAAGCAGCAGGCCCTGTTGCTGGGCCACGCCGTGCCGATGCCGGTGGTGGTGCGGACCCGCGACTACGATTCCTCCTTTGTGGAGGATCTGGCGCGGAGGGAGGGCGACAGGCCGCCGGATGTGGTCGAGAAATACTTCAGGGCGATGCGGGATGAAGATTGA
- a CDS encoding sugar ABC transporter permease: protein MKREEFSLSAIEVAAAPARAWPRLRVRALFRRPRGDSPIKRLFIHMALWMACLIAVYPVLRVVTISLRPANKLLTTSLAIIPEDATLANYIELLVGRPGRPTEFYLWIWNSLLITVTTATVGLLLSATAAYAFSRFRFPGRDAGLIFLLSTQMFPAAMLLLPLFIMIARLNLINSYLGIVIAYSVTAVPFSIWMLKGYYDTIPRDLEEAALIDGASRLGVLWHIIRPLSTPALAIAFLFNFMSSWNEYIVARIILNKREMYTWPLGLWTFTEQYTVLWGKFAAASILVAVPVTLLFLYSSRWLLSGLTLGGVKE, encoded by the coding sequence ATGAAGCGGGAGGAGTTCTCCCTTTCGGCGATTGAAGTTGCGGCGGCGCCGGCCCGAGCGTGGCCCCGGCTTCGGGTGCGGGCCCTCTTCCGGCGCCCCCGGGGGGATAGCCCGATCAAGCGCCTGTTCATCCACATGGCCCTGTGGATGGCCTGTCTGATCGCCGTCTATCCGGTCCTGCGCGTGGTGACCATCTCCCTGCGGCCGGCCAACAAGCTGCTGACCACCAGCCTGGCCATCATCCCGGAGGACGCCACCCTGGCCAACTACATCGAGCTGCTGGTGGGGCGTCCGGGGCGTCCGACGGAGTTCTACCTCTGGATCTGGAACAGCCTGCTCATCACGGTGACCACGGCCACCGTGGGGCTGCTGCTCTCCGCCACGGCTGCCTATGCCTTCTCGCGCTTCCGCTTCCCCGGGCGGGATGCCGGGCTGATCTTCCTGCTGAGCACCCAGATGTTCCCGGCGGCGATGCTCTTGCTGCCCCTCTTTATCATGATCGCCCGCCTCAACCTGATCAACTCCTACCTCGGGATCGTGATCGCGTATTCGGTGACCGCCGTTCCCTTCAGCATCTGGATGCTGAAAGGCTACTACGACACCATCCCTCGCGATCTGGAGGAGGCCGCGCTCATCGACGGCGCCTCCCGCCTGGGAGTCCTGTGGCATATCATCCGCCCCCTCTCGACGCCCGCCCTGGCCATCGCTTTCCTCTTCAACTTTATGAGCAGCTGGAACGAATACATCGTCGCCCGCATCATCCTGAACAAGCGGGAGATGTATACCTGGCCGCTGGGGCTGTGGACGTTCACCGAGCAATACACGGTGTTATGGGGGAAGTTCGCCGCCGCCTCCATCCTGGTGGCCGTGCCGGTGACCCTGCTCTTCCTGTATTCCTCCCGCTGGCTGCTCTCCGGTCTAACCCTGGGAGGCGTGAAGGAATAA
- a CDS encoding carbohydrate ABC transporter permease has protein sequence MGALTPQIMIRSLSQVLGFILAIALVLLLLEGYAYLLFFRRPRTLPAAVFARSVQIGLAGLLILVILRFLEQIGLIADWVAALRLAPLTTLPERLWAAWAAAVPNPWRFLLPGALVLALEAWIYLTGEPRPSRLGLAYVLILPALLGISLLIVIPFLYEVRLAFSNMAMYTAQNPEFGLRYGIENFMKVFTGPVAKDATFFEVFGRTVLWTVINVSLHVTGGLNLALLLNRPMRLRGLYRTILILPWAVPSTITAMAWRNEFDFRYGFFNIMLRNLQQFFTDLAAQTQSLPLIYNLFAWLSQAVHPVPWRQDPTWAFISVVMTNVWLGIPFMMVVILGGLQSISQEYYEAAEIDGASKWQQFRHITLPLLRPVLVPATILGTVWTFNRFEVIFLVTQGGPQEKTDILVSSLYKAIFQFYRYGFSAAFALVIFFILLLWSILYLRITKGLRGVYE, from the coding sequence ATGGGGGCCCTGACCCCTCAGATTATGATCCGTTCCCTGAGCCAGGTCCTGGGGTTCATCCTGGCGATCGCCCTGGTCCTTCTGCTTCTGGAAGGATACGCCTATCTGCTCTTCTTCCGGCGGCCCCGAACGCTCCCGGCTGCGGTGTTCGCCCGGAGCGTCCAGATCGGCCTCGCCGGGTTGCTGATCCTGGTGATCCTTCGCTTCCTGGAGCAGATCGGTCTGATTGCCGATTGGGTGGCTGCTCTGCGCCTCGCCCCGCTGACCACCCTCCCGGAGCGCCTCTGGGCCGCCTGGGCGGCGGCCGTCCCCAACCCATGGCGCTTCCTCCTCCCCGGGGCCCTGGTGCTCGCACTGGAGGCGTGGATCTACCTGACCGGCGAGCCGCGCCCCTCGCGCCTGGGCCTGGCTTATGTGCTGATCCTGCCCGCCCTGCTGGGCATCAGCCTCCTGATCGTGATCCCCTTCCTGTATGAGGTCCGGCTCGCCTTCTCCAACATGGCGATGTATACCGCCCAGAACCCCGAGTTCGGGCTGCGCTACGGCATCGAAAACTTCATGAAGGTGTTCACCGGCCCGGTGGCGAAAGACGCCACGTTCTTTGAGGTATTCGGCCGGACTGTTCTCTGGACGGTGATCAACGTCTCCCTTCACGTCACCGGGGGTCTGAACCTGGCCCTCCTGCTGAACCGCCCCATGCGGCTGCGGGGCCTGTATCGGACCATTCTGATCCTGCCCTGGGCCGTCCCTTCGACCATCACCGCCATGGCCTGGCGCAACGAGTTCGATTTCCGCTATGGGTTCTTCAACATCATGCTCCGAAACCTCCAGCAGTTCTTCACGGACCTGGCGGCCCAGACCCAGAGCCTTCCGCTGATTTATAACCTCTTCGCCTGGCTCTCCCAGGCCGTCCATCCGGTCCCGTGGCGGCAGGATCCCACCTGGGCGTTCATCTCGGTGGTGATGACGAACGTCTGGCTGGGGATCCCCTTCATGATGGTGGTGATCCTGGGCGGTTTGCAGAGCATCTCCCAGGAATATTACGAGGCGGCGGAGATCGATGGCGCCAGCAAGTGGCAGCAGTTCCGCCACATCACCTTGCCGCTCCTGCGCCCGGTCCTGGTGCCGGCGACCATCCTGGGGACCGTGTGGACCTTCAACCGGTTCGAGGTGATCTTCCTGGTGACCCAGGGAGGGCCGCAGGAGAAGACGGACATCCTGGTCTCCTCGCTTTACAAGGCGATCTTCCAGTTTTACCGCTACGGGTTCAGCGCGGCCTTTGCCCTGGTGATCTTCTTCATTCTGCTTCTCTGGTCAATCCTCTACCTGCGGATCACGAAGGGGTTGCGGGGGGTTTACGAATGA
- a CDS encoding extracellular solute-binding protein, translating into MVPRRFYVVMAALVLAGLLLSACGPAATPSPTAAPAPTQPPQPTQAPAPTPTAAPKVKITFWEQENEEVDAFLDELVADFMKAHPNITVERVHYGNEELRDQFQAASLAGAAPELVRVPNDFAGPFSALGIIAKATDVFDKAFLDQFIPEALNATRVKGEIWGVPDNYGNHLMLLYNKDLVKEPPKDTDELIKLAQELTKGEVQGFAYNLNEPFWLAPWLGAFGAWPLDENDKPSFDNEGTVGALQFVQDLKFKHKVVPQECDYNCADTLFKEGKAAMIINGDWSLGGYAQVLGDKLGVAPIPKVTATGKYPTPMTGGKYWMVSKAVLNDPAKLEAVRTFVTYMTSVDVQKKWIEKFKRLPSLKALKDDPAIQKDPILKGSFEQLLLGKPMPAAPEMRCAWDAMRPNLEGVMAGTLKPADAAKAMQQAADQCVAELGKK; encoded by the coding sequence ATGGTTCCGCGACGTTTCTACGTGGTGATGGCGGCCCTCGTTCTGGCGGGCCTGCTGCTGTCGGCCTGCGGGCCGGCGGCCACGCCCAGCCCCACGGCGGCGCCGGCGCCGACACAGCCCCCTCAGCCGACCCAGGCGCCAGCCCCCACCCCCACCGCGGCCCCGAAGGTGAAGATCACCTTCTGGGAGCAGGAGAACGAAGAGGTGGATGCTTTCCTTGACGAGCTGGTCGCCGATTTCATGAAGGCCCATCCCAACATCACGGTGGAGCGGGTGCACTACGGCAACGAGGAGCTGCGCGATCAGTTCCAGGCGGCCAGCCTGGCCGGGGCAGCCCCCGAGCTGGTCCGGGTGCCGAACGACTTCGCCGGGCCCTTCAGCGCCCTGGGGATCATCGCCAAGGCCACCGACGTCTTCGACAAGGCCTTCCTGGACCAGTTCATCCCTGAGGCCCTGAACGCCACCCGGGTGAAGGGGGAGATCTGGGGAGTGCCCGATAACTACGGCAACCACCTGATGCTGCTCTACAACAAGGACCTGGTCAAGGAGCCCCCGAAGGACACGGACGAGCTGATCAAACTGGCCCAGGAGCTCACCAAGGGCGAGGTTCAGGGCTTCGCCTACAACCTGAACGAGCCCTTCTGGCTGGCTCCCTGGCTGGGCGCCTTCGGGGCCTGGCCCCTGGATGAGAACGACAAGCCGTCCTTCGACAACGAAGGAACGGTGGGGGCCCTCCAGTTCGTGCAGGACCTGAAGTTCAAGCACAAGGTGGTGCCCCAGGAGTGCGACTACAACTGCGCCGACACCCTCTTCAAGGAGGGCAAGGCGGCCATGATCATCAACGGCGACTGGTCCCTGGGGGGCTACGCGCAGGTCCTGGGCGACAAACTGGGGGTGGCGCCCATCCCGAAGGTCACCGCCACCGGCAAATATCCCACCCCGATGACCGGCGGGAAATACTGGATGGTCTCCAAGGCCGTCCTGAACGACCCCGCCAAGCTGGAGGCGGTGCGGACCTTCGTGACCTACATGACCTCGGTCGATGTTCAGAAGAAGTGGATCGAGAAGTTCAAGCGGCTGCCCTCCCTGAAGGCCCTCAAGGACGATCCGGCCATCCAGAAGGATCCCATCCTGAAGGGTTCCTTTGAGCAGCTGCTCCTGGGCAAGCCGATGCCGGCGGCCCCGGAGATGCGCTGCGCCTGGGACGCGATGCGCCCGAACCTGGAGGGAGTGATGGCCGGGACGCTCAAGCCGGCCGACGCGGCCAAGGCGATGCAGCAGGCCGCCGACCAGTGCGTAGCCGAGCTGGGGAAGAAGTAA